The Leptospira terpstrae serovar Hualin str. LT 11-33 = ATCC 700639 genome includes a region encoding these proteins:
- a CDS encoding DJ-1 family glyoxalase III produces MAKRVFIPLCTGFEEMEAIILIDVLRRGNVEVVSGGKTKEPILASRKTLHLADKVFSEINPAEFDAILLPGGLEGTKHLMADPEISKILNSFQSEKKLIGAICAAPSALRNLDIISGNDPYTAFPSSEDLTIGKGGKYTGKRIESHNHVHTSVGPGSAFEFALYLLEILEGKKIMEKVKAGLQLP; encoded by the coding sequence ATGGCAAAACGAGTTTTCATTCCACTCTGCACCGGCTTCGAAGAAATGGAAGCCATCATTTTAATCGATGTATTGCGAAGAGGTAACGTCGAAGTGGTATCTGGAGGAAAAACCAAAGAGCCCATCCTTGCTTCCAGAAAGACCCTCCACCTTGCTGACAAAGTTTTTTCAGAAATCAATCCGGCTGAGTTTGATGCAATTTTACTTCCTGGTGGTCTCGAAGGAACCAAACATCTTATGGCCGATCCAGAAATTAGTAAGATTCTAAATTCCTTTCAATCCGAGAAAAAACTGATCGGTGCCATTTGTGCCGCTCCCAGTGCCTTACGTAATTTAGATATCATTTCAGGGAATGATCCTTATACGGCATTTCCTTCTTCCGAAGATTTGACTATAGGAAAAGGAGGAAAGTATACTGGCAAAAGGATTGAGTCGCATAACCATGTCCATACGAGTGTGGGTCCTGGTTCTGCATTTGAATTTGCTTTGTATCTATTGGAAATTTTGGAAGGTAAGAAAATTATGGAAAAAGTAAAGGCTGGTTTACAACTTCCTTAA
- a CDS encoding serine hydrolase domain-containing protein, which produces MKQRFIFILLLLVFVQCGKDLSPFGGEPEVNTLKPRLKPEWPSPNWKVVSPESVGVSSSKLGLVEEYAFTRTGDETDRKGRRTDALVILRNGKLIYEKYARNFSEDKVHLTWSVSKSILQTMYGIAVKQGLVKLDDPGYYHYEPLSRDEAHKKITIRHLLNMSSGLAAEEGYESGPLKSSVIAMLYTRGRKDMGAFCANLPLRAEPGTQVYYSSCDTNILSAILKKVYGAEEYDKLPFEKIFKPLGITNVTFERDGSGTYVGSSYLYMTAQDLAKIGYLYLNDGVWNGERLLPEGWIQFTRTPAPGYKSTPYSEDLSQDNYTAHWYANTGVPERGIHEPWPDAPKDTFAGLGHWGQMLYVIPSLDLIIVRFGDDREKAFIKNDFLKLVKESVIR; this is translated from the coding sequence ATGAAACAAAGATTTATCTTTATCCTACTTTTACTCGTTTTTGTCCAATGCGGCAAAGACCTTTCTCCTTTCGGTGGCGAACCAGAAGTAAACACACTGAAACCCCGATTAAAACCCGAATGGCCAAGTCCTAATTGGAAAGTAGTATCTCCTGAATCTGTAGGGGTATCTTCCAGCAAACTTGGATTAGTTGAAGAATATGCCTTCACAAGAACGGGAGATGAAACAGATAGAAAAGGGAGAAGGACAGACGCCCTAGTTATTTTAAGAAATGGGAAACTTATTTATGAAAAGTATGCCAGAAACTTTTCTGAAGACAAAGTCCATTTAACTTGGTCAGTCTCCAAAAGTATTTTACAAACCATGTATGGAATTGCGGTCAAACAAGGACTTGTTAAATTAGATGATCCTGGTTATTATCATTACGAACCACTAAGTCGTGATGAAGCCCATAAAAAAATTACAATCAGACACCTTCTTAATATGTCCTCTGGTCTTGCTGCGGAAGAGGGATACGAAAGTGGTCCTTTAAAATCTTCTGTAATCGCCATGTTGTATACAAGAGGCCGTAAAGATATGGGAGCTTTTTGTGCAAACCTACCTCTTCGTGCAGAACCTGGCACTCAAGTGTATTATTCCAGTTGTGATACCAATATTCTCTCCGCCATTTTGAAAAAAGTTTATGGCGCTGAAGAATATGACAAACTTCCCTTCGAAAAGATTTTTAAACCTCTAGGAATCACTAATGTCACTTTTGAGAGAGATGGATCTGGGACTTATGTAGGATCTTCTTACTTATATATGACTGCGCAGGACTTGGCAAAAATTGGATATTTGTATTTAAACGATGGAGTATGGAACGGCGAACGTCTGTTACCCGAAGGTTGGATTCAGTTCACTAGAACCCCTGCCCCAGGATACAAATCCACCCCCTACTCAGAAGATTTATCACAAGACAATTATACTGCCCACTGGTATGCCAACACGGGTGTTCCTGAGCGAGGAATCCACGAACCGTGGCCTGATGCTCCCAAAGATACCTTTGCCGGTCTTGGACACTGGGGACAAATGTTGTACGTGATTCCAAGTCTTGATTTAATCATTGTTCGGTTTGGAGATGATCGCGAAAAGGCATTCATCAAAAATGATTTTTTAAAATTAGTGAAAGAGTCGGTAATTCGGTAA
- a CDS encoding SufE family protein has product MSKSIEEIQKEIIAEFSDLTDWEEKFQYLIELGEELPTYPDEKRTEEYLVPGCQSKVWVAPKLEAGRLEFDADSDTALTKGLIAILIRVFSGQSPKDIADASLSFIEEVGLAKFLSISRRNGLYSMVQKLKGYAEKA; this is encoded by the coding sequence ATGAGTAAGTCTATCGAAGAAATTCAAAAAGAAATCATCGCAGAATTTTCTGATCTAACCGATTGGGAAGAGAAGTTCCAATATTTAATTGAGTTAGGTGAAGAACTTCCCACTTATCCAGATGAAAAACGAACAGAAGAATATTTAGTGCCCGGTTGCCAATCAAAAGTTTGGGTAGCACCGAAACTGGAAGCTGGTAGATTAGAGTTTGATGCGGACAGTGACACGGCTCTCACCAAAGGTCTTATAGCAATTCTAATTCGCGTGTTTTCAGGACAATCTCCGAAAGATATAGCGGATGCCTCACTAAGTTTTATTGAAGAAGTGGGTCTTGCAAAATTTCTTTCGATCTCAAGAAGAAACGGCCTCTACTCTATGGTACAAAAACTAAAGGGATACGCAGAAAAAGCATAA
- a CDS encoding acyl-CoA thioesterase gives MSKPIKYKHKFTQQVVWGEMDAFGHVNNVTYVRYFESARADYFTKESLWDSPLKPVKAGPVLTHLDMDYRKQVVFPATLEITLEVDSISSRAFTVICSMWNENEECVLTGNAAFVWFDFELQKPSALPEHFKTKFGSNHLV, from the coding sequence ATGTCAAAACCAATCAAATACAAACATAAATTCACACAACAAGTCGTTTGGGGTGAGATGGATGCTTTCGGACATGTAAACAATGTTACTTACGTCAGATACTTTGAATCTGCGAGGGCAGATTATTTTACCAAAGAAAGTTTGTGGGATTCTCCACTAAAGCCTGTTAAAGCAGGGCCAGTTCTCACCCATTTGGATATGGATTATCGCAAACAAGTTGTTTTCCCAGCTACTTTAGAAATCACCTTAGAAGTAGATTCTATTTCTTCTCGGGCATTCACAGTGATTTGTTCGATGTGGAATGAAAACGAAGAATGTGTTTTGACTGGGAACGCAGCCTTTGTTTGGTTTGATTTTGAATTACAAAAACCATCTGCTCTTCCCGAACATTTTAAAACTAAATTTGGATCTAACCATTTGGTATGA
- a CDS encoding PP2C family protein-serine/threonine phosphatase, whose translation MIKQSIQERFKLDDEVMKISRICLVVFFSFIGFGVFAPTSELGLYDPTWIRILHASITLGFFFATYVSDWVRKQIQTIMLFFFYTMSAHSLILLYWNSLYIGYLVGMILVLSCIGVSFVDRRSLVSYLGTVSSAGIVIGLYTKEPQVDLPLYLSAIITPALVSYLTLNIRLSSVEKLRISESQLKGFQDRMLNELDMANETQSNLVTTQWPKTKGVRLHSFFRSFGQVGGDAISYLEREDGKLALFFADVSGHGIASAMVSAMAVLAFKIHGNQTEPSACLKAIHEDLQALVPNNHISACVLFVDTNTREIQYSIAGHPPLIRMEKDSDPKFMEGMGTLIVSYLKPSLKNFTLTPNPGDRILLYSDGILEVFDDAGEIYGDEHLLSSVKIHSDKKGEEFLNALYEDSMSFSAKRISDDMSMLLLEIL comes from the coding sequence ATGATAAAACAATCCATCCAAGAACGATTTAAACTTGATGATGAGGTAATGAAGATTTCAAGAATCTGCCTCGTTGTATTTTTTAGTTTTATTGGTTTTGGTGTTTTTGCCCCTACTTCTGAATTAGGTTTATATGATCCCACATGGATTCGTATTTTACACGCCTCCATAACCTTAGGTTTTTTCTTTGCCACCTATGTTTCCGATTGGGTCCGTAAACAAATCCAAACCATCATGTTATTTTTCTTTTATACCATGAGTGCTCATTCTCTCATTCTTTTGTATTGGAATTCACTTTACATTGGTTATTTGGTGGGAATGATTTTGGTACTTTCTTGTATCGGGGTTAGTTTTGTGGATAGAAGGTCACTTGTATCCTATTTGGGAACAGTATCTTCCGCAGGAATTGTCATTGGACTTTATACAAAAGAACCGCAAGTGGATTTGCCATTGTATCTTTCTGCCATCATCACACCAGCCCTTGTTTCCTATTTAACACTAAACATTCGACTCAGTTCCGTAGAAAAACTTCGAATTTCAGAATCCCAACTCAAAGGGTTTCAAGACCGTATGTTAAACGAATTAGATATGGCAAATGAAACCCAATCCAATTTAGTAACTACCCAGTGGCCTAAAACAAAAGGAGTAAGGCTTCATTCCTTTTTTCGATCCTTTGGGCAAGTGGGAGGAGATGCGATCAGTTACTTAGAAAGAGAGGATGGAAAATTAGCACTCTTTTTTGCAGATGTTTCTGGTCATGGGATTGCCTCTGCGATGGTTTCTGCTATGGCAGTTCTTGCTTTTAAAATTCATGGAAACCAAACAGAACCCTCTGCCTGTTTAAAAGCGATCCACGAAGACTTACAGGCGTTAGTTCCAAATAACCATATCAGTGCATGCGTATTATTTGTGGATACAAACACAAGAGAAATCCAGTATTCCATTGCAGGTCATCCTCCGCTCATCCGTATGGAAAAAGATTCAGATCCCAAATTTATGGAAGGGATGGGAACACTCATTGTATCCTACTTAAAACCCAGTCTTAAAAATTTTACACTCACACCCAATCCAGGGGATCGAATTTTACTCTATTCCGATGGAATTTTAGAAGTTTTTGACGATGCAGGAGAGATTTATGGAGACGAACATTTACTATCCTCGGTAAAAATTCATTCTGACAAAAAAGGTGAAGAATTTTTGAATGCTCTATATGAGGACTCAATGTCATTTTCGGCAAAACGAATTTCCGACGATATGAGTATGTTGTTATTGGAAATTTTATGA
- a CDS encoding STAS domain-containing protein codes for MIIHEKSSNQVAIISIEGEVDLYNAKELKDILDDKMRKHQYEIVVNLEKVPFMDSSGIGTLVTAMYKLKKYHGNLKVCSVHGSVAKVFKLTGMESHLEVFDTEEKAVLSLVKERGSAE; via the coding sequence ATGATCATCCACGAGAAGTCATCCAATCAAGTTGCCATCATATCCATTGAAGGCGAGGTTGATTTGTACAATGCAAAAGAATTGAAAGACATTCTGGATGATAAAATGCGTAAACACCAATACGAGATTGTTGTGAATCTCGAAAAAGTTCCCTTTATGGATAGTTCTGGCATCGGGACACTCGTGACGGCCATGTACAAACTAAAAAAATACCATGGAAATTTAAAGGTTTGTAGTGTTCATGGATCGGTGGCAAAAGTTTTCAAACTCACCGGAATGGAAAGTCATTTGGAAGTCTTTGATACCGAAGAAAAAGCAGTCCTCTCATTAGTCAAAGAAAGGGGATCTGCCGAGTGA
- a CDS encoding trypsin-like peptidase domain-containing protein, producing the protein MIDKKTNPLRYLAIAFSFLLLGTFLSPILTCGNSSENPLQLKADGSDKLSPAQTQAVALEDAFQEVFDKVSPSVVSIATERTVNVQQHPFSGDPYFDHFFGRPGGGSGRVMKQKQTGLGSGIVLNEDGYIMTNHHVIKDMDKLTVKFKNQKTFEAKVIGSDETMDIALLKIDAPKGTLRPIVLADSNKVKVGNWAIAIGAPLGFEHSFTVGVVSAVQRGGIDSSGLSYIQTDAAINQGNSGGPLLNIRGEVIGINRMIASQSGGSVGIGFTIPINEARRVAEEIKTNGKVIRPWIGVGLDAINEEDIEQLKLKDNKGAIVRQIMKGSPADKAGLKLFDVIVEMGGKEIQTPEELIGFVRSSKIGKRIEIKIIRNKNEILTSITPEQKPN; encoded by the coding sequence ATGATTGATAAAAAAACGAATCCTTTACGTTACCTTGCGATTGCTTTTAGTTTTTTACTTTTGGGAACATTTTTGTCGCCCATCCTTACTTGCGGAAATTCTTCCGAAAATCCTCTGCAACTCAAAGCAGATGGCAGTGATAAATTGTCCCCGGCCCAAACACAAGCTGTGGCTCTGGAAGACGCCTTCCAAGAAGTATTTGATAAAGTGTCCCCGAGTGTGGTTTCGATAGCTACGGAACGAACAGTCAATGTCCAACAACATCCATTTTCTGGAGATCCGTATTTTGATCATTTTTTTGGACGTCCAGGTGGTGGTTCAGGTCGCGTGATGAAACAGAAACAAACCGGACTTGGTTCAGGAATTGTATTGAATGAAGATGGTTACATTATGACGAACCACCATGTGATCAAAGACATGGACAAACTCACTGTAAAGTTCAAAAACCAAAAAACTTTTGAAGCCAAAGTGATTGGTTCCGATGAAACCATGGATATCGCCTTACTCAAGATAGATGCTCCTAAGGGAACACTTCGTCCGATAGTTCTTGCAGATTCCAATAAGGTAAAAGTTGGGAACTGGGCAATTGCCATTGGTGCTCCTCTTGGATTCGAACATTCGTTTACAGTGGGTGTTGTTTCTGCCGTACAACGTGGTGGAATTGATTCTTCTGGTTTATCTTACATCCAAACGGATGCAGCCATCAACCAAGGAAATAGTGGGGGTCCACTTCTGAATATCCGCGGAGAAGTAATTGGGATCAACCGTATGATCGCTTCTCAATCTGGTGGTTCAGTGGGTATTGGATTCACCATTCCTATCAACGAAGCTCGCCGCGTTGCCGAAGAAATCAAAACAAACGGGAAAGTCATCCGACCTTGGATTGGTGTGGGACTCGATGCCATCAATGAAGAAGACATCGAACAGCTGAAATTAAAAGACAATAAAGGTGCCATTGTCCGCCAGATCATGAAAGGCTCTCCTGCCGATAAAGCGGGTTTGAAATTGTTTGATGTGATTGTGGAAATGGGCGGAAAAGAAATCCAAACACCAGAAGAACTCATTGGTTTTGTGAGATCGTCTAAAATCGGAAAACGAATCGAGATAAAAATCATTCGAAATAAAAATGAAATCTTGACTTCCATCACTCCGGAGCAGAAACCCAATTGA
- a CDS encoding RsmD family RNA methyltransferase — MKGLRVSQGKWKGKEIPSPPDVSGHLNFTNSLMKKAIFSLMDSRLLSWGLSFESVLFCDYFSGSGQISAEAYSLSVKRLLTYELDQTRFRQLHTLFRGLTNVQLFRKDATKHTLKWELGEEEAYIFYLDPPYTYWSETPTRMKEMLEQLYNFCITTNKPFLILCQIPERQAIDKIWASVPHKVREYGSHSIIETGYENAETSDR; from the coding sequence ATGAAAGGATTACGCGTATCACAAGGAAAGTGGAAGGGAAAAGAAATTCCATCACCACCAGACGTATCAGGACATTTAAATTTTACCAATAGCCTGATGAAAAAAGCCATCTTCTCACTTATGGACTCTCGTCTCCTTTCATGGGGTCTTAGTTTTGAATCTGTTTTGTTTTGTGATTACTTTTCGGGGAGTGGGCAAATCTCTGCGGAAGCCTATAGTCTTTCCGTGAAAAGACTCCTTACATACGAATTAGACCAAACAAGGTTTAGACAACTTCACACTTTATTTCGAGGTCTTACTAATGTCCAATTGTTTCGAAAGGATGCAACCAAACATACATTAAAGTGGGAATTAGGTGAGGAAGAGGCTTATATCTTTTATTTAGATCCACCTTACACGTATTGGTCGGAAACTCCTACTAGAATGAAAGAGATGTTGGAACAATTATATAACTTTTGTATAACTACAAATAAACCATTTTTAATTTTATGCCAAATTCCAGAACGGCAAGCCATTGATAAAATTTGGGCTTCTGTTCCTCACAAGGTGAGAGAGTATGGAAGCCATTCCATCATCGAAACAGGTTATGAAAATGCCGAGACAAGTGATCGGTAA
- the ruvB gene encoding Holliday junction branch migration DNA helicase RuvB: MSLREDWIQPAEDEPSLRPTKLSEFIGQKEVLANLSVYVEAARKRKSPLDHVLISGPPGLGKTTLANIIANELAVAFTPTSAPAISKGADLVRFLTLLKSNEVLFIDEIHGFIKKQEELLYPAMENFFVDLVVGEGVTANALQIQLQPFTLVGATTRSGLVSEPLKSRFGIHLKLDFYTDGEMQIIVDRSAKLLGVSLGEGVAFEIGKRSRKTPRIANHLLKRVRDFAEVRNETSVSLETCRFAFDRMGVDHLGLDAVDRQILDILIQRYGGGPVGIKPIAVVLGEEERTIEDTYEPFLVRVGLVDRTPQGRVATKKAYEHLGLVYTGNTGENRENGPTLF, translated from the coding sequence GTGAGTTTAAGAGAAGATTGGATCCAACCGGCCGAAGATGAACCAAGCCTTCGGCCAACCAAATTATCCGAATTTATAGGACAAAAAGAGGTTTTGGCCAATCTCTCCGTATATGTAGAGGCGGCTCGAAAACGAAAGAGCCCCCTTGACCATGTTCTGATTTCCGGCCCTCCAGGCCTTGGAAAAACCACACTAGCCAATATCATTGCCAATGAATTGGCAGTTGCCTTCACTCCTACTTCCGCCCCAGCCATATCCAAAGGGGCAGACTTGGTTCGTTTTCTCACTCTTCTGAAATCCAACGAAGTACTCTTCATTGACGAAATCCACGGCTTTATCAAAAAACAGGAAGAACTTTTGTATCCCGCGATGGAGAACTTCTTTGTGGACCTTGTGGTCGGCGAAGGAGTCACCGCCAATGCTCTCCAGATCCAACTCCAGCCCTTTACACTCGTAGGTGCTACCACTCGGTCGGGACTCGTCAGTGAACCTTTAAAGTCACGTTTTGGAATCCATCTCAAATTGGATTTTTATACAGATGGGGAAATGCAAATCATAGTAGATCGTTCGGCAAAATTACTCGGTGTTTCGCTTGGGGAAGGTGTTGCTTTCGAAATTGGAAAACGAAGTCGCAAAACTCCAAGGATTGCCAACCACCTCTTAAAACGGGTTCGTGACTTTGCCGAAGTAAGGAATGAAACTTCTGTTAGTTTAGAAACTTGTCGTTTTGCCTTTGACCGAATGGGTGTGGACCATCTGGGCCTTGATGCTGTGGATCGACAAATTTTGGATATCCTGATCCAACGTTACGGCGGTGGACCCGTGGGAATCAAACCCATTGCTGTTGTCCTCGGGGAAGAGGAACGTACCATTGAAGACACGTATGAACCTTTTTTAGTCCGCGTTGGGCTTGTGGATCGCACTCCGCAAGGGAGAGTGGCTACGAAAAAGGCTTACGAACATTTGGGACTTGTGTATACTGGAAATACCGGGGAAAATCGCGAAAATGGCCCAACTCTCTTTTGA
- the pbpC gene encoding penicillin-binding protein 1C, whose protein sequence is MPRQVIGKKNGFNFGTNPYLVSIISVFIFSVATPIWSLPTYEEVKSAYQPSDIQVFDREGELVQRYRIQNVYRSEEWTDFNNLPKFVIESVIHAEDKRFFVHGGVDSNALVSSFFGNFTGSTLRGGSTITMQLVSLLDPELHPKESKRRSIFQKFKQIQRAVELEENWTKEEIFTAYINLIYFRGELKGISSASKGLFRKSPEALTPNESYVLAALIRSPQSAIEKVAKRVCLLKMERDGVDDCSAISRLVRESLFRNLDYPQYPSFVPLFTKALLDFSKEDRNLNGNLKVTSSLSLNFQRKVEEILKRNVKTLADKNVNDGAAIVLDNRTGQVLVYVPNIGEESSVGKLDLIRSKRQVGSTLKPFVYAQNFQENKLTPDSILSDSPVGIPVYQGIYRPLNYDKSYKGSVTVRESLASSLNIPAIRALSFLDINEFVSVLERLGITGLRYPEFYGPSLALGTADITLLELTNAYRTLANAGVYSEFIFQPSKKNLITRKVFSPTVSYMVSEILSDREARSLGFGWDNYLSTSYYTSVKTGTSQDMRDNWCIGYSEFYTVGVWVGNPTGAPMLDVSGITGAAPVWRETMDILHESLDSKLIPPEFENSSELGFRPSKKNTIEKTKSTRILTPVNGSIFALDPDIPLGRQKILFTFSSYEVSYSYYLNDEKIGSASGPFLWEPKKGEYRLQVKDRDGKVLSLSLFEVR, encoded by the coding sequence ATGCCGAGACAAGTGATCGGTAAAAAAAACGGTTTTAATTTTGGAACCAATCCATATTTAGTTTCTATAATTTCTGTCTTTATATTTTCCGTTGCCACACCCATTTGGTCTTTACCCACTTATGAAGAAGTAAAATCAGCTTACCAACCTTCCGACATACAGGTGTTTGATCGGGAAGGAGAACTTGTCCAAAGGTATCGTATCCAAAATGTTTACCGATCTGAAGAGTGGACTGATTTTAACAACCTACCTAAATTTGTAATTGAATCAGTAATTCATGCGGAAGACAAAAGGTTTTTTGTCCATGGGGGAGTGGATTCGAATGCACTTGTTTCTTCCTTTTTCGGAAATTTCACTGGGTCCACTCTCCGAGGTGGATCAACCATTACGATGCAACTGGTTTCTCTTTTGGATCCGGAATTACATCCTAAGGAATCCAAACGTAGGTCTATCTTTCAAAAATTCAAACAAATCCAACGGGCAGTGGAACTAGAAGAAAATTGGACGAAAGAAGAAATATTTACTGCGTATATCAATTTGATCTACTTTCGAGGGGAATTGAAAGGAATCAGTTCTGCAAGTAAAGGACTATTCCGAAAATCGCCTGAAGCATTGACACCTAACGAATCATATGTGCTTGCGGCCCTCATTCGTTCGCCGCAAAGTGCGATTGAAAAAGTGGCGAAACGCGTTTGTTTATTAAAAATGGAAAGAGATGGGGTAGATGACTGCTCCGCCATTTCTCGTTTGGTGAGAGAGTCCTTATTTCGTAATTTGGACTACCCACAGTATCCTTCCTTTGTTCCTTTATTCACAAAAGCTCTTTTGGATTTTTCGAAAGAAGATAGAAATTTGAATGGGAACTTAAAAGTGACCTCTTCTTTATCTTTAAACTTCCAACGAAAAGTGGAAGAGATCCTCAAAAGAAATGTAAAGACCCTTGCAGATAAAAATGTGAATGATGGGGCTGCCATCGTCCTCGACAACCGAACAGGACAAGTTCTTGTTTATGTGCCCAATATTGGCGAAGAAAGTTCCGTTGGTAAACTAGACCTCATTCGAAGTAAGAGGCAAGTGGGTTCTACATTAAAACCATTTGTGTATGCCCAAAACTTCCAAGAAAACAAACTCACTCCGGACTCGATTCTTTCCGATTCCCCAGTCGGGATTCCGGTTTATCAAGGAATCTATCGTCCGTTAAACTATGATAAATCCTATAAAGGAAGTGTGACGGTAAGAGAAAGTTTAGCCTCCTCGCTCAACATTCCTGCCATTCGTGCTTTATCTTTTTTAGATATTAATGAATTTGTGTCGGTTTTAGAAAGATTGGGTATCACGGGCCTTAGGTATCCTGAGTTTTATGGTCCTTCCTTAGCATTGGGAACTGCTGATATTACTTTACTCGAATTAACGAATGCCTACCGAACCCTTGCTAATGCAGGTGTTTATTCTGAATTTATTTTTCAACCATCGAAAAAGAATCTTATTACTCGAAAGGTTTTCTCACCTACGGTAAGTTATATGGTATCGGAAATTCTTTCGGACCGTGAGGCTCGTTCTCTTGGTTTCGGTTGGGATAATTATTTATCTACTTCCTATTATACATCAGTCAAAACTGGAACAAGCCAAGACATGAGAGACAATTGGTGTATCGGTTATTCAGAATTTTATACAGTTGGTGTATGGGTGGGAAATCCAACCGGCGCTCCTATGTTAGATGTTTCAGGGATAACGGGTGCAGCCCCAGTCTGGCGAGAGACAATGGATATTTTGCATGAGTCCCTAGATTCCAAATTAATTCCACCTGAGTTTGAAAATTCTTCAGAACTAGGTTTTCGCCCGTCTAAAAAAAACACGATAGAAAAGACAAAATCGACAAGAATCCTTACTCCTGTGAATGGAAGTATTTTTGCATTGGATCCAGATATTCCTTTGGGTCGTCAAAAAATCCTCTTTACTTTCAGTTCCTACGAGGTTTCGTATTCTTATTATTTAAACGATGAAAAGATTGGTTCCGCTAGCGGGCCTTTCCTCTGGGAACCAAAGAAGGGAGAGTATCGTTTGCAAGTAAAAGATAGAGATGGAAAAGTTTTGTCTCTTTCCTTATTTGAAGTTCGGTAA
- a CDS encoding energy transducer TonB — MAQLSFDFRLPEKEEGERRLFFAFTFVILIASFVLAHLITRNMLWKMLADEQASEMLGPKEQEKIYEVLVEQQFINPDKKDEYKALSNKDSSGGGGLTEKQGFHTLTQFREFIMGSSASTPSKAQPKSEQSKEEEIFEVGIFKADPKSNSNSEESPNQSASAGQMTKIPFNYRFQQDFLFRWDGAKALTIPTKQLAGYYYFKNMLKRIEESFAPPGGGNYAYRDMAGVVAREGIKEGETKVLFMLSEQGQVLDVRLVSSQGQIVVDQACMDSIRGQNFGPVPEEVKSKGLIFGINFIFPGIRYYR, encoded by the coding sequence ATGGCCCAACTCTCTTTTGATTTCCGATTGCCTGAAAAGGAAGAAGGGGAACGTAGACTTTTCTTCGCCTTCACCTTTGTCATTCTCATAGCTTCCTTCGTTCTTGCTCACCTCATCACAAGAAATATGCTTTGGAAGATGTTGGCAGACGAACAGGCATCTGAAATGTTAGGGCCAAAAGAACAAGAAAAAATCTACGAAGTTCTCGTAGAACAACAGTTCATCAATCCAGACAAAAAAGACGAATACAAAGCACTCTCTAACAAAGATTCGTCTGGCGGTGGTGGGCTCACAGAAAAACAAGGATTTCACACTCTCACCCAGTTTCGGGAATTTATCATGGGAAGTTCTGCTTCCACTCCGAGTAAAGCCCAACCCAAATCGGAACAATCCAAAGAAGAAGAAATTTTTGAAGTAGGTATTTTTAAAGCAGATCCTAAAAGTAATTCGAATTCAGAAGAAAGTCCAAACCAATCGGCAAGTGCCGGGCAGATGACAAAAATTCCCTTTAACTACAGATTCCAACAGGATTTTTTGTTTCGATGGGACGGAGCAAAGGCTCTCACTATTCCCACCAAACAGTTGGCAGGTTATTATTATTTTAAAAATATGTTAAAACGAATTGAGGAATCTTTTGCTCCTCCTGGTGGCGGAAACTATGCTTATAGAGATATGGCCGGTGTTGTGGCAAGAGAAGGAATCAAAGAAGGCGAAACCAAAGTTTTATTTATGTTAAGCGAACAAGGTCAAGTTTTGGATGTTCGTTTGGTATCCTCTCAAGGACAAATCGTTGTAGACCAAGCGTGTATGGATTCCATTCGGGGTCAAAACTTTGGCCCCGTACCTGAAGAAGTTAAGTCCAAAGGTCTTATCTTTGGAATCAACTTCATCTTTCCTGGAATCCGTTACTACCGTTAG